One window from the genome of Paraclostridium sordellii encodes:
- a CDS encoding NAD(P)/FAD-dependent oxidoreductase, producing MYDIAIIGAGISGSSIARELSKYNLKTVVIEKGVEVCQGTTKSNSAIVHGGYDAKVGSLKAKLNVKGNSLYKDLCDDLDVDFKQIGSLVLAFSDEEMKHVKALYKRGLENKATGLKILNREEVIEIEPNINKDVVGALLCESAGIVCPFNLNIALMENAMLNGVDLKLESEVVDIEKIDDYFNIKIRNKYDIKAKYVINAAGVYADKINNMIGGDEYFIIPRKGEYKILDKSEGKIANHVLFQCPSEKGKGVLVTQTVHGNLLVGPNATVVEEKEDISTSRDGISEIVNSSRKTIENIDFRKTITSFAGLRATPNTGDFMIFASDKCKNFINVGGIESPGLASAPAVAKYVVEILKEEGLDLNEKLNFKPKRKKNKPFMKMSPQEKEEIIKKDPSYKKIVCRCESVTEGEIVEAINSLCGARTVDGVKRRVRPGMGRCQGGFCGPKVIEILARELNIDVEDVLKDYENSNAVVGKSKELRGELVEI from the coding sequence ATGTATGATATAGCAATAATAGGAGCAGGGATAAGTGGTAGTTCTATAGCTAGAGAACTATCAAAATACAATTTAAAAACTGTAGTAATTGAAAAAGGTGTTGAAGTTTGCCAAGGAACTACTAAATCAAATAGTGCTATAGTACATGGTGGATATGATGCTAAAGTAGGAAGCTTAAAAGCTAAGCTAAATGTCAAAGGTAATAGTTTATACAAAGATTTATGTGATGATCTAGATGTAGATTTTAAACAAATAGGATCTTTAGTTTTAGCTTTTAGTGATGAAGAAATGAAGCATGTAAAAGCTTTATATAAAAGAGGTCTTGAAAATAAAGCAACAGGACTTAAAATATTAAACCGTGAAGAAGTAATAGAGATTGAACCTAATATTAATAAAGATGTAGTAGGAGCTCTACTTTGTGAAAGCGCAGGAATTGTTTGTCCTTTTAATTTAAATATAGCACTTATGGAAAATGCTATGTTAAATGGAGTAGATTTAAAATTAGAATCAGAAGTTGTAGATATAGAAAAGATAGATGATTACTTTAATATAAAAATAAGAAATAAATATGATATAAAAGCTAAGTATGTTATAAATGCAGCAGGAGTTTATGCTGATAAAATAAACAATATGATAGGTGGAGATGAATATTTTATAATACCTAGAAAAGGTGAATATAAGATATTAGATAAGAGTGAAGGTAAAATTGCAAATCATGTTTTATTCCAATGTCCAAGTGAAAAAGGAAAAGGAGTTTTAGTTACTCAAACTGTGCATGGAAATCTTTTAGTTGGACCAAATGCTACAGTTGTTGAAGAAAAAGAGGACATATCAACATCAAGAGATGGAATCAGTGAAATAGTAAACAGTTCAAGAAAAACTATCGAAAATATAGATTTTAGAAAAACAATAACAAGTTTTGCAGGTCTTAGAGCAACTCCAAATACAGGAGATTTTATGATATTTGCTTCAGATAAATGCAAAAACTTTATAAATGTTGGTGGTATAGAATCCCCAGGACTTGCATCAGCGCCAGCAGTTGCAAAATACGTTGTAGAAATTCTTAAAGAAGAAGGTTTAGATTTAAATGAAAAATTAAACTTTAAACCTAAAAGAAAGAAGAACAAACCTTTTATGAAAATGAGCCCACAAGAAAAAGAAGAAATAATAAAAAAAGATCCAAGCTACAAAAAAATAGTTTGTAGATGTGAAAGTGTAACAGAAGGAGAGATTGTAGAAGCTATAAACTCACTATGTGGAGCTAGAACAGTTGATGGAGTAAAAAGAAGAGTAAGACCAGGTATGGGAAGATGTCAAGGTGGATTTTGTGGACCTAAGGTAATAGAAATATTAGCTAGGGAACTTAATATAGATGTTGAAGATGTATTAAAAGACTATGAAAACTCTAATGCAGTAGTAGGAAAATCAAAAGAATTAAGAGGTGAGTTAGTTGAGATATAA
- a CDS encoding NAD(P)/FAD-dependent oxidoreductase codes for MRYNVVVVGGGPAGLGAAVEAKRNGAKDVLIIERDRELGGILNQCIHNGFGLHEFKEELTGPEYAHKFIEMVKEERIDYMLDTMVLNISEDKTIEALGEEGIINIQADAIVLAMGCRERTRGAIDIPGYRPAGVYNAGAAQRLSNMEGYMVGKEIVIYGSGDIGLIMARRMTLEGAKVKAVVEINPHSSGLTRNIVQCLDDFNIPLMLSTGITHIDGKERVKGVTLCKLDEKRNLIKGTEEYISCDTVLLSVGLIPENELSVEAGVNLDTKTSGPIVNNSMATNVDGVFACGNVVHVHDLVDFVTKESKIAGKNAALYSLNKLNKGNEVKTSAGEGIIYVVPQSVNVDGDEDVNLFMRVRQIYKNKKLVVKSDYKVILEKKRLHMIPSEMENIKISKDLFKDIKGNITVSVEEA; via the coding sequence TTGAGATATAATGTTGTAGTTGTTGGAGGAGGACCTGCAGGTTTAGGTGCAGCAGTTGAAGCTAAGAGAAATGGTGCAAAAGATGTACTTATAATAGAAAGAGATAGAGAACTAGGTGGTATACTTAACCAATGTATACACAATGGTTTTGGATTACATGAATTTAAAGAAGAATTAACTGGACCTGAGTATGCTCATAAATTTATTGAAATGGTTAAAGAAGAAAGAATAGATTATATGCTAGATACAATGGTTTTAAATATAAGTGAAGATAAGACTATAGAAGCTTTAGGGGAAGAAGGAATAATAAATATACAAGCTGATGCTATAGTTTTAGCTATGGGATGTAGAGAAAGAACAAGAGGAGCAATAGATATACCAGGATATAGACCAGCAGGAGTTTATAATGCAGGTGCAGCACAAAGACTTTCTAACATGGAAGGTTATATGGTAGGAAAAGAAATAGTTATATATGGTTCTGGGGATATAGGACTTATAATGGCAAGACGTATGACCCTTGAAGGAGCTAAGGTAAAAGCTGTAGTTGAAATAAATCCACATTCAAGTGGTTTAACTAGAAATATAGTTCAGTGTTTAGATGATTTTAATATACCTTTAATGCTAAGTACTGGAATAACTCATATAGATGGTAAGGAAAGAGTTAAGGGAGTTACTCTTTGTAAATTAGATGAAAAGAGAAATCTTATAAAAGGAACTGAGGAATATATAAGTTGTGATACAGTTCTTTTATCAGTAGGACTTATACCAGAAAATGAGTTAAGTGTTGAAGCAGGGGTTAATTTAGATACTAAAACTAGTGGCCCTATAGTTAATAATTCTATGGCTACTAATGTAGATGGAGTATTTGCTTGTGGTAATGTTGTCCACGTTCATGACTTAGTAGACTTTGTTACAAAGGAAAGTAAAATAGCAGGTAAAAATGCGGCATTATATTCTTTAAATAAGTTAAATAAAGGTAATGAAGTAAAAACATCTGCAGGTGAAGGGATTATATATGTAGTTCCTCAAAGTGTGAATGTAGATGGTGATGAAGATGTTAACTTATTTATGAGAGTTAGACAAATTTATAAAAATAAAAAGTTAGTTGTAAAAAGTGATTATAAGGTAATTTTAGAGAAGAAGAGACTTCATATGATACCTTCAGAGATGGAAAATATAAAAATTAGTAAAGATTTATTTAAAGATATTAAAGGAAATATAACTGTAAGTGTTGAGGAGGCTTAG
- a CDS encoding DUF1667 domain-containing protein, giving the protein MRNITCTVCPMGCSLVVSKVDGEYKVEGNTCKRGAKYGVEEVTNPRRVITTTVKLNGSYLNLLPVKTNDSISKELMFDIMRLLDNVVVNAPVNVGDIIIKDVLGTGVDVVSAKFMDSLHLNDGCNGHDLKHCI; this is encoded by the coding sequence ATGAGAAATATTACTTGTACTGTTTGTCCAATGGGGTGTTCTTTAGTTGTTAGTAAGGTTGATGGTGAATATAAAGTTGAAGGAAATACTTGTAAAAGAGGAGCTAAATATGGAGTAGAGGAAGTTACAAATCCTAGAAGAGTTATAACTACTACTGTTAAATTAAATGGTTCTTATTTGAACTTACTTCCTGTTAAAACTAATGATTCTATTTCTAAAGAGCTTATGTTTGATATTATGAGACTTTTAGATAATGTTGTAGTAAATGCTCCAGTTAATGTTGGAGATATTATAATAAAAGATGTTTTAGGAACTGGAGTAGATGTTGTTAGTGCAAAATTTATGGATAGTTTACATTTAAATGATGGTTGTAATGGTCATGATTTAAAACATTGTATATAA
- a CDS encoding helix-turn-helix domain-containing protein has translation MEISEKLKLLRTESGYSQSQVAKELFVSFQAISNWETGKTYPDIRNLIKLSDFYKVSLDELIKEDELLKKKLENNTSNIAKTIGCTLFLFIGIILFLGCIYVYFSKGKFLWLATIGSIFFIIDALLEFKKIISN, from the coding sequence ATGGAAATATCAGAAAAACTAAAATTATTAAGAACGGAGTCAGGTTATTCTCAATCTCAAGTAGCTAAAGAATTATTTGTTTCATTTCAAGCAATCTCAAATTGGGAAACAGGTAAAACATATCCAGATATTCGTAATTTAATTAAACTATCAGACTTTTATAAGGTATCTTTAGATGAACTTATTAAAGAAGATGAACTTCTTAAAAAAAAGTTAGAAAATAATACTTCAAACATAGCAAAAACTATAGGATGTACTTTATTTTTATTTATTGGAATTATATTATTTTTAGGATGTATATATGTTTATTTTTCAAAGGGTAAATTTCTATGGCTTGCAACTATTGGAAGTATATTTTTTATAATTGATGCATTATTAGAATTCAAAAAAATAATTTCTAATTAA
- a CDS encoding spore coat protein, with the protein MQEKEMISDYLSSINASLAGYGGIIAQTENEQLRKTLQDMRDQDEIRQYNLFKKAKEKGYYIPAQPAAESEVSIVKQQLSQG; encoded by the coding sequence ATGCAAGAAAAAGAAATGATAAGTGATTACCTTAGTAGTATAAATGCAAGTTTAGCTGGATACGGAGGTATAATTGCTCAAACTGAAAATGAACAACTTCGTAAAACATTACAAGATATGAGAGATCAAGATGAGATTCGTCAATATAATTTATTTAAAAAAGCTAAAGAGAAGGGCTACTACATACCAGCTCAACCTGCTGCAGAAAGTGAAGTATCAATAGTAAAACAACAACTTTCTCAAGGATAG
- a CDS encoding dihydrofolate reductase family protein, producing MSRKIILNLAMSIDGYIASEDGGFDWIVGDGDDKLDTKNKWDFNEFLKNIDIVVMGKKCYDQNFHKDFKDKKVYVATSCSLKNHDNVYFINDDIVKNIEAERKNEGKDIFLFGGGVLIDSFLKADIIDEYIIGIIPTVLGKGRPLFLGNNPKIDLHLDEYFTESGIVILRYSKR from the coding sequence ATGAGTAGAAAAATAATATTAAATTTGGCAATGAGTATTGATGGATATATAGCCTCAGAAGATGGGGGATTTGACTGGATAGTTGGAGATGGAGACGATAAATTAGATACTAAAAATAAATGGGACTTTAATGAGTTTTTAAAAAATATTGATATAGTAGTTATGGGTAAAAAATGCTATGATCAAAATTTTCATAAGGATTTTAAAGATAAAAAAGTATATGTAGCTACTTCTTGTAGTTTGAAAAATCATGATAATGTATATTTTATAAATGATGATATAGTTAAGAATATTGAAGCAGAAAGAAAAAATGAAGGAAAAGATATATTCTTATTTGGAGGCGGAGTTTTAATTGATAGCTTTTTAAAAGCTGATATTATAGATGAGTATATAATAGGAATAATTCCTACTGTATTAGGAAAGGGAAGACCTTTATTTTTAGGAAATAATCCTAAAATAGATTTGCATTTAGATGAGTATTTTACTGAAAGTGGTATAGTTATATTAAGATATTCAAAAAGATAA
- a CDS encoding DUF6440 family protein — protein MFDKKDKRFDVIYKEGGISGSKVMIDRETGVNYLLSWEGYAGGLTPLLDKNGNPVISQINE, from the coding sequence ATGTTTGATAAAAAAGATAAAAGATTTGATGTTATTTATAAAGAAGGCGGTATTTCAGGATCTAAAGTAATGATAGATAGAGAAACAGGAGTTAATTATCTTTTAAGTTGGGAAGGTTATGCAGGTGGTTTAACTCCTTTATTAGATAAGAATGGGAATCCAGTTATTAGCCAAATCAATGAATAA
- a CDS encoding SDR family NAD(P)-dependent oxidoreductase, which produces MLNKKDVLNLSDRVAVISGAASGIGLATAKLLSVYGAKVMMLDINEVGQVEAEKLRNQGRDAKFYKCDVTSFESCRKVISNIEKDYKRIDILFNNAGVTVRKTVEELEEKEWDFVLNVGLKGTYLLSKFTIPVMRKNGGGSIINTGSGWGLKGGDKAAAYCAVKGGIVNLTRAMAIDHGKDNIRVNSINPGDTATSMLQEEGRQLGIGKDEFFKCSALGRPIERIGLPEDIANAVLFLASDLSTWITGTALVVDGGGIA; this is translated from the coding sequence ATGCTAAATAAAAAAGATGTACTGAACCTAAGTGATAGGGTTGCTGTTATATCAGGTGCGGCTTCGGGAATTGGACTTGCTACAGCAAAGCTTTTATCAGTTTATGGAGCTAAAGTTATGATGCTTGATATTAATGAAGTTGGACAAGTTGAAGCTGAAAAGTTAAGAAATCAAGGAAGAGATGCAAAGTTTTATAAATGCGATGTAACTTCTTTTGAAAGTTGCAGGAAAGTTATATCTAATATAGAAAAAGATTATAAAAGGATAGACATATTATTTAATAATGCAGGAGTAACAGTTAGAAAAACTGTTGAAGAATTAGAAGAGAAAGAATGGGATTTCGTTCTTAATGTAGGTCTTAAAGGTACATATTTATTATCAAAATTTACTATACCTGTTATGAGAAAAAATGGTGGAGGTAGCATAATAAATACTGGTTCTGGATGGGGACTTAAAGGAGGCGATAAAGCTGCTGCATATTGTGCAGTTAAGGGTGGCATAGTTAATTTAACTCGCGCTATGGCAATAGACCATGGAAAAGACAATATAAGAGTTAACTCTATAAATCCAGGAGATACTGCTACAAGTATGTTACAAGAAGAAGGAAGACAATTAGGGATAGGTAAAGATGAGTTTTTCAAATGTTCAGCATTAGGAAGACCAATAGAGCGAATTGGACTACCTGAAGATATAGCAAATGCAGTGTTATTTTTAGCAAGTGATTTATCAACTTGGATAACAGGAACTGCATTAGTAGTAGACGGCGGGGGAATAGCTTAA
- the gcvPA gene encoding aminomethyl-transferring glycine dehydrogenase subunit GcvPA, producing MSIKGLNSHPYIPNSVKEVQDEMLKEIGLKSLEDLHEEVPSDIKLNRNMNLPKAIHSEYELKTHIEKILKKNSTCEDNLNFLGYGCYKHYVPAVCDEVNTRAEFLTAYGGEPYNDHGRFQSLFEYESLVAELVDMDVVSVPTFDLAQAASTAVRMASRINNRTEALVPKTIHMERFLVMKNYCHPNVEFTFVNYDEETGLLDLEDLKVKMNENVCAVYIENPSALGFIETQGEEISKIAHESGAISIVGVDPISLGVLTPPSQYGADIVVGDVQTLGNHMNFGGGQSGFISTRDEEKFVMEYPSRLFGIAPTDVEGEYGFGDVAYDRTSFGNLREGGKEFVGTQSALLGITAGVYLSLMGPLGMYEVGQTIMQNSQYAAKRLSEIDGVKLRFTSPFFKEFVLDFNSTNKTVKEINKALLEKNIFAGKDLSTEYKDLEGCALYCVTEIHTKEMIDTLVEELKKILN from the coding sequence ATGTCTATAAAAGGATTAAATTCACATCCATATATTCCAAATTCAGTAAAAGAAGTACAAGATGAAATGTTAAAAGAAATAGGGTTAAAATCTCTAGAGGATTTACACGAAGAGGTGCCTAGCGATATTAAATTAAATAGAAATATGAACTTACCTAAGGCTATTCATTCTGAATATGAACTTAAAACTCATATAGAAAAGATACTTAAAAAAAATAGTACTTGTGAGGATAACTTAAATTTTTTAGGATATGGTTGTTATAAGCACTATGTACCAGCTGTATGTGATGAAGTAAATACAAGAGCTGAGTTTTTAACAGCTTATGGTGGAGAACCATATAACGACCACGGAAGATTTCAAAGCTTATTTGAATATGAAAGTTTAGTTGCAGAACTTGTAGATATGGACGTTGTAAGTGTTCCTACTTTCGATTTAGCACAAGCTGCTTCAACTGCAGTTAGAATGGCTTCAAGAATAAACAACAGAACAGAAGCCTTAGTTCCAAAAACTATACATATGGAACGATTTTTAGTAATGAAAAACTATTGTCATCCAAATGTAGAATTTACTTTTGTAAATTATGATGAAGAAACAGGATTATTAGATTTAGAAGATTTAAAAGTTAAAATGAATGAAAATGTATGTGCAGTTTACATAGAAAATCCATCAGCACTTGGATTTATAGAAACTCAAGGTGAGGAAATATCAAAGATAGCTCATGAAAGTGGAGCTATAAGCATAGTTGGAGTAGACCCTATATCACTAGGAGTACTTACACCTCCAAGTCAATATGGTGCTGATATAGTAGTTGGAGATGTTCAAACTTTAGGCAATCATATGAACTTTGGAGGAGGACAATCAGGATTTATATCTACTAGAGATGAAGAAAAATTCGTTATGGAGTATCCATCTAGGTTATTTGGTATAGCACCTACTGATGTTGAAGGTGAGTATGGGTTTGGAGATGTTGCTTATGATAGAACATCTTTTGGTAACTTAAGAGAAGGTGGAAAAGAATTTGTTGGAACTCAATCAGCATTACTTGGAATAACAGCAGGAGTTTACTTATCCTTAATGGGACCTTTAGGAATGTATGAAGTAGGTCAAACAATAATGCAAAATAGTCAATATGCAGCAAAGAGATTAAGTGAAATTGATGGGGTTAAGTTAAGATTTACATCACCGTTTTTTAAAGAGTTTGTATTAGATTTTAATTCTACAAATAAAACTGTAAAAGAAATAAATAAAGCTTTACTAGAAAAAAATATATTTGCAGGAAAAGATTTAAGTACAGAGTACAAAGATTTAGAAGGATGTGCACTTTATTGTGTTACGGAAATTCACACAAAAGAAATGATAGATACTTTAGTAGAAGAATTAAAAAAAATATTAAACTAA
- the gcvPB gene encoding aminomethyl-transferring glycine dehydrogenase subunit GcvPB produces MKKIDRDYKVRNFHQAKWDEPIIFELSQSGERGVIPPGANEEVKNLVGDGVCVLPKGMKRESLNLPEIAQHRVLRHYLRLSQQTLGADLNIEIGQGTCTVKYSPKINEKLARLPQVTELHPHQDESTTQGILEIMNKTEEYMKEISGMDRFSFQSGGGSQAIMTMASLVRAYHDKNGDSDIKDEIITTIYSHPSDAAAPALKGYKIIKIFPDENGYPDYEAFKEAVSERTAAFIVANPEDTGVFNTRVKEFTDLVHKFGGLCCYDQANANGLLGVTRAKEAGFDMCFFNIHKTFSAPHGCGGPACGAVGVVEKIVPFLPAPLVDFNSDENRYFLNYDLENSIGKVRMFTGVPQVVLKAYAWMRSLGAEGLYEVSKIAVLNNNYMFKKLIKHNAVDAPYIRGKQRIEQVRYTLETLKEETGVGTGDIQRRMMDFGMHYWTSHHPYYIPEPFTLEPTETPSKEDLDEYIATLTHVIDEAYKDSSIAINAPYRSSIHKVDESELDDSDKWAITWRAYQKKAQK; encoded by the coding sequence TTGAAAAAAATAGATAGAGATTATAAAGTTAGAAATTTTCACCAAGCAAAATGGGATGAACCTATAATATTTGAATTATCACAAAGTGGAGAAAGAGGAGTTATACCACCTGGTGCAAATGAAGAAGTTAAAAATTTAGTTGGAGATGGCGTTTGCGTATTACCTAAAGGTATGAAAAGAGAGTCTTTAAATTTGCCAGAAATAGCTCAGCATAGAGTTTTAAGACATTACCTAAGATTATCACAACAAACATTAGGTGCTGATTTAAACATAGAAATAGGTCAAGGAACTTGTACAGTTAAGTATAGTCCAAAAATAAATGAAAAATTAGCTAGATTACCTCAAGTAACTGAACTTCATCCACATCAAGATGAAAGTACTACTCAAGGTATATTAGAAATAATGAACAAAACTGAAGAGTATATGAAAGAAATATCTGGTATGGATAGATTCTCATTTCAATCAGGTGGAGGAAGTCAAGCAATAATGACTATGGCCTCTTTAGTAAGAGCCTATCATGATAAAAATGGGGATTCTGATATTAAAGATGAGATAATAACTACTATATATTCACATCCATCAGATGCAGCAGCTCCAGCATTAAAAGGATATAAAATAATAAAAATATTCCCAGATGAAAATGGATACCCAGATTATGAAGCTTTTAAAGAAGCTGTATCTGAAAGAACAGCAGCATTTATAGTTGCAAACCCAGAAGATACTGGAGTATTTAATACAAGAGTTAAAGAATTTACAGATTTAGTACATAAATTTGGTGGACTTTGCTGCTATGACCAAGCAAATGCAAATGGATTACTTGGAGTAACAAGAGCTAAAGAAGCAGGCTTTGATATGTGTTTCTTTAATATACATAAAACATTCTCAGCTCCTCATGGGTGTGGAGGTCCAGCTTGTGGAGCAGTTGGAGTAGTTGAAAAAATAGTTCCATTTTTACCAGCTCCATTAGTAGATTTTAATAGTGATGAAAATAGATATTTCTTAAATTACGATTTAGAAAATAGCATAGGAAAGGTAAGAATGTTTACAGGAGTTCCTCAAGTTGTTTTAAAAGCTTATGCTTGGATGAGAAGTCTAGGAGCAGAAGGACTTTATGAAGTTTCTAAAATAGCTGTTTTAAATAATAACTACATGTTTAAAAAGTTAATAAAACATAATGCAGTAGATGCACCTTATATAAGAGGAAAGCAAAGAATAGAACAAGTAAGATATACTTTAGAAACATTAAAAGAAGAAACAGGAGTTGGTACAGGAGATATACAAAGAAGAATGATGGACTTTGGAATGCATTACTGGACTAGTCACCATCCATATTATATACCTGAACCGTTTACATTAGAGCCAACAGAAACACCATCTAAGGAGGATTTAGATGAATATATTGCTACACTAACTCATGTTATAGATGAAGCATATAAAGATTCATCAATAGCAATAAACGCACCATACAGAAGCAGCATACACAAAGTAGATGAATCAGAATTAGACGACAGTGATAAATGGGCTATAACATGGAGAGCTTACCAAAAGAAAGCTCAAAAATAA
- a CDS encoding ATP-NAD kinase family protein has protein sequence MIRIGLIINPIAGMGGLVGLKGTDGEDILKKAIDLGSKPKASQKAKEALKELEPIKHDIKIVTGQGSMGEDEARKLCFNVEVINVENSQNTTQRDTINISREMLNKDIKLLLFVGGDGTARDIYSGVKNNLITIGIPAGVKIHSPVYAINPKFGGYLALKFIKEEIKKVEEKEVLDLDEEMYRCGKVNTNLYGYLKVPVEKSFMQNKKAPTPLSEESSQKAIGLYLADNMKEDIVYIIGPGTTTRALMDVLNLDNTLLGVDILKNKKLLKKDANESDILEAIKNQKSMLIITPTGGQGYLLGRGNQQISYKVINEIGRENIIVVSTLYKLKSLNFKPLYVDTSNEETNKRLSGYTKVVVGYKEEIMYKIKC, from the coding sequence TTGATTAGAATTGGTCTTATAATAAATCCAATAGCAGGAATGGGAGGCTTAGTTGGACTTAAGGGAACTGATGGGGAAGATATACTTAAAAAAGCTATAGATTTAGGCTCAAAGCCAAAAGCATCCCAAAAGGCAAAGGAAGCTTTAAAAGAATTAGAACCTATAAAACATGATATAAAAATAGTGACAGGGCAAGGAAGTATGGGAGAAGATGAAGCAAGAAAGCTATGTTTTAATGTGGAAGTTATAAATGTTGAAAATTCTCAAAATACAACTCAAAGAGATACTATAAATATTTCAAGAGAAATGTTAAATAAGGATATAAAGCTTTTACTGTTTGTTGGAGGAGATGGAACGGCTAGAGATATATATAGTGGAGTTAAGAATAATTTAATTACAATAGGAATTCCAGCAGGGGTTAAAATTCACTCTCCAGTATACGCTATAAATCCAAAGTTTGGAGGTTATTTAGCACTTAAATTCATAAAAGAAGAAATAAAAAAAGTAGAAGAGAAAGAAGTATTAGACTTAGATGAGGAAATGTATAGATGTGGAAAGGTTAATACCAATCTTTATGGATATTTAAAAGTTCCAGTAGAAAAATCTTTTATGCAAAATAAAAAAGCACCAACACCTTTAAGTGAAGAGTCTTCTCAAAAGGCTATAGGATTATACTTAGCTGATAATATGAAAGAAGATATAGTTTATATAATAGGACCAGGAACTACAACTAGAGCTTTAATGGACGTTTTAAATTTAGATAATACACTTTTGGGAGTAGATATTTTAAAAAATAAAAAATTATTGAAAAAGGATGCTAATGAAAGTGATATATTAGAAGCTATAAAAAATCAAAAATCAATGCTTATAATAACCCCAACTGGAGGACAAGGATACTTATTAGGTAGAGGTAATCAGCAAATAAGTTACAAAGTTATAAATGAAATAGGAAGAGAAAATATAATAGTTGTATCTACCTTGTATAAGTTAAAAAGTTTAAACTTTAAGCCACTTTATGTAGATACTTCAAATGAGGAAACTAATAAAAGGTTAAGTGGCTATACAAAGGTAGTTGTTGGTTATAAAGAAGAAATAATGTATAAAATTAAATGTTAA
- a CDS encoding 5'-methylthioadenosine/adenosylhomocysteine nucleosidase — translation MKKLIGICTVLLLISVTMFVGCTTKAEVKDDKVLGVIGAMEEEVEILKKKMDIKETKKVAGMEFYEGTMDGKNIVLVRSGVGKVNMAACTQILIDEFKVSALVNSGVAGTMDTKLNQGDIVISTDAVQHDFDTTVFGDPLGEISRLGITFFKADKDMIDTAKKAAKNVSGLHITQGRVASGDQFVAGGEVANRIKENFGDVAAVEMEGASMAQVAYLNKVPFVILRSISDKANGEADLSYEEFLPIAAKNASTLLEEFIKLY, via the coding sequence ATGAAAAAGTTAATAGGAATTTGTACAGTGTTATTATTAATATCAGTTACTATGTTTGTGGGATGCACTACAAAGGCAGAAGTAAAAGATGACAAGGTTTTAGGAGTAATAGGTGCAATGGAAGAAGAAGTAGAAATTTTGAAAAAGAAAATGGATATAAAGGAAACTAAAAAAGTTGCAGGTATGGAATTTTATGAAGGAACTATGGATGGAAAGAATATAGTATTAGTTCGTTCAGGAGTTGGTAAAGTAAATATGGCAGCATGCACTCAAATATTAATAGATGAGTTTAAGGTATCTGCGCTTGTTAATTCTGGAGTTGCAGGAACTATGGATACTAAGTTAAATCAAGGGGATATAGTAATATCAACAGATGCAGTTCAACACGATTTTGATACGACTGTATTTGGAGATCCGTTAGGGGAAATATCAAGACTAGGTATTACTTTCTTTAAAGCTGATAAAGATATGATAGATACTGCTAAAAAAGCAGCTAAAAATGTTTCAGGACTGCATATAACTCAAGGGCGTGTTGCTTCAGGAGATCAGTTTGTAGCTGGTGGAGAAGTAGCAAATAGAATAAAAGAAAACTTTGGAGATGTAGCAGCAGTTGAAATGGAAGGGGCTTCAATGGCACAAGTTGCTTATCTAAATAAAGTACCATTTGTTATACTTCGCTCTATATCAGATAAGGCAAATGGAGAAGCTGATTTATCTTATGAAGAGTTTTTACCAATAGCTGCAAAAAATGCTAGTACGTTACTTGAAGAATTTATAAAGCTTTATTAA